The Cydia splendana chromosome 2, ilCydSple1.2, whole genome shotgun sequence nucleotide sequence aaccatcatgttacctaatttcacttagcctatcgttgcttgacctaacattcgtatgccctaattttgatttccctattgcgtttcgtttttacaatggtcgcagttctaacctaacctaacccacttttgtgacagcagttcgtttttgcgaggatcacagttctaacctaacctaacccacttttgtggcaacatttcgtttttacaatggtcgcagttctaacctaacctaacccacttttgtggcagcagttcgtttttgcgagggtcacggttctaacctaacctaacccacttttgtggcaacagttcgttaccattcattatggaaagtaattgttatgataattgatcaataggaaaagtaactgttatgacgattgatcattagggtaatattagccattaggtcaaaacagttagaacatgttattttatgccaaacattgttagggatttcgaagaatatggtaaaaaacattagggatcttgatagttatggtacaaatgcttagggcaaatgagtcttaggtagggcttgcaattcgaatattcgaatattcgaatatgtcgaatattcgacctgttttgatattcgaatattcggccgctcaggtttcgaatattcgaatattttttattactaggtaaaatctattttcatccgttatagttacagtttctgtgtattttgccgggtattaaaagtgaatgaggaaccgtaggtacccaaaggtacccaaatgcgaaggaaataatgattttactgtattcctctcaataggcttcatgaatacagttaaacctaagaacctaagtcaatttcaaaggaaacgaaatcaaaaagtatgttttattacggtgcggctaatgctttttctaggtacaagtaactttacgtaagttttaagataaagggtcattttgtttattgagtaaaagcgtaccttaagcgaatattcgaagtctaaaccttgccctttatcgcaattcacaaatttgatcataccaaacctaccgaactaggtaatctaaccatgcacctttagctaacgaataatccaccccgtagtcagccaactttttcccttaaatattccaataccaattatataacttattatataacagccgaccattaggaatcaaaactaaacttgccaagactaataaagtcaataaagattcaaaatacaatggaattaaaggccattttacaggcttcttaacgacaagaagttaatttaaatcagaaaatgattagtgattacctcctaaaatgttttctctcttacatacgtgtttggatggttaaatttatattaattcacgcaacgacgcatttataataaaaagttttatcaagaaatattgaaaatgtctaatttttgcgttttaggtacttacttgcttttataaacgtgggtatttcagagtaggatgataaaatctagtcaataagtggatttctgcaaaatatcattaattttagcaatatgtgaaaaaagcttttgaataaaacgataataaaccgatttttcgttccttttcttattttttttaaatattcgaataattattcgaatattcgaatatctcgtcagaaaaagtcgaatattcgaatacctgaaagtttcgaatatttgcaagccctagtcttaggctaaccattacattatggaaaataatcgttatgacaattgatcgttagggcatgtgcccattaggacaaaccagttagggcatgtgactttaggacaaacgttgttagggattcagaatgacatcctgtaaataggtacttaaatgttttcttttatgaaatcattattaaataaatgacaataGCATTTGAAAATGTGGTCTTTCATATCATACACAAACTGTGTATGATGTTTATCAGCAGTCGGACCGTAGGTATGCTTGTTTACCACCCTCGTGACCATCGTACCTATCTATCGTTATTTactaactagctgtgcccgcggctccgcccgcgtgtaattcggtaagcggctaatttctaatcctaatttctctctctctcccctggaggcggaacttgaagtaaagttgacatatggatatgctagaggactgaagtccagataaaatattttacaattaggtaccacaaaataaaactacactccaaaatcaatagttttattcgcccttatttaaattttacacgtgatttaaacttagagaatataaccaaacggagtggtcattaacaggcgttatccctctgtcgaaaataggcggccaatggtcaaccgacgtttatctgacatggctatgtttagaATGCAGctatgaattatacctaatcgtaattatatcgcatccatatcaaatccatattcatacgtatcgcctccttaagcacttaacaGTGGCCTTGTGGccaggtgggtactttgaaaaaaaaaaacattgacctctgtcatttgcagtgccggattaacccttttaagaaaaataagcacttgcttagggcaccattgcACCAaaaaccaaaaattatcgaaaaattttcgcgctcgcttcgctcgcattttcaataacattctaggatgtttatgataaaggtgacattcgggtagggttcccagatgacaggaattttcctgacatgtcaggaattttggccttttgtcaggaatggggacggaacacgaaaatgtcaggaattttttgTTTTGAGGGTTTTTATAAAGTGGTGGTCCACCATATCAATGGATTTGAACAAAGAGACAACCCACGATCGCCCGACCTGGCGCTTGAGAACgaggagggccgaccccaaataatgggAAGAGGCACGGAAAGAAGAAGAGGGTTTTTTaaaaagtacctttttatttacttaaattaaacatctaaaaataataataaataaagatccACTCAACTTATCAATAACGTATAAGCTAATAAGGTCGGGTGGCCATCGCTAACGGCTAGTCCCCCCTTCCCCCCTCCGtcgtcaaaaatatgaatgtcaggaaaagtattcggaaatcaggaattatgtcaggaaattctaaatttgtatctggtaaccctacattcgggtggcgcctgtctgttgcaacgttactgctgcagcactgtcaattttcgtgataaaatgatgtgactgatttccacactaaaagtaaaaatgtacaactgtctatcaaattgcgtttttttatatcgaaaaattgtcgcgctcgcttcgtcgcgttttcaataactttctaacatatgataaaggtgacattaaattttcgtgatataatgatgtgactgatttccatactaaaagtaaaaaagtacaactgtctatcgaattgcgtttttttatatcgaaaaattgtcgcgctcgcttcgctcgcgttttcaataactttctaagatatgataaaggtgacattcgggtggcgactgcagcagcattactctgttgcagcgttactgctgcagcactgtcaattttcgtgataaaatgatgtgactgatttccatactaaaagtaaaaatgtacaactgtctatcaaattgcgtttatatatcgaaaaattttcgcgtttgcttcgctcgcgtttttaattacattctaagatgtttatgataaaagtgacatttgggtggcgcctgcagcagcattaggtactctgttgcaactgATAAAAGGATGTGAATGATTTCCaatctcagctgaaatgcagcaatgaacgtcactcaatttaccaaaaaaattcaatgtaatcttgatgaccctagggagagggggcaccatggtctagaaatacttagggcatcaaaatatcttaatccggcactggtcgtttgcggagtcaaacgatttgggactcgcattttatacgcattaccatgccttcccgaaaaaaatcgaatcattcgcgaaaatttcgcaacgcattgaggttacaaggggcacgtggtcttcctcaggactCTGccgaagaagaccacggtaagtggcgccctagccaggcaggccgcttcgctttcgctcgcgcgcgtataccttactgtatcgtccgatattcacctactactctgtcgtttaaatccttagagaatataaccaacggagccgccatgtctataattttcggtacaaaatagtctggcgttttttgcgggggaggggcacatcaaatgtgtacctacttacgtaacgtaaacatagccatgtcagataaacgtcggttgaccattggccgcctattttcgacagagggataacgcctgttaatgaccactccgtttggttatattttctaagtttaaatcacgtgtaaaatttgaataagggcgaataaaactattgattttggagtgtagttttattttgtggtACCtaactaattgtaaaatattttatctggacttcagtcctctagcatatccatatgtcaactatacttcaagttccgcctccaggggagagggagagaaattaggattagaaattagctgcttactgacacagaccgaattacacgcaggcggagccgcgggcacagctagtttaaGATAAAATTAGACGATTTCGGATTTTCGATTATGGAACACCTAATTATAAATTGATTGGCACTTGGGGGGAGTGGAAGATACACCACAATAACACAAACTTTTGTTTGGTTCCAAATCAAAAGACCTGGAAACAAATTTAACCCACCGCGAAATACATTTCTGGCCAACTAATTTCATTGaaaaaggtttaaaaaaatatattactttttatcCTATAAAAAGTACAAACTGTAAATCAATAAACCTAGCTAGACTACCTACTTCGAGCTTGCCCGATTCAAATAAACGCCTTATTCTAATCGCTACTAGGCATTCTAGCACGCGACTTTCTTACCGCTACATTTGTGCGCTGACGATGGAAGCTGCTGTCCGTTACTATTGTTACATCACGGACCGCGAACATTTTGACGGTCAACAACCGCAACTAAGCGGTCGCTGCCACTTTCACTTTTCGCCGCCTGTTTGCAGACAAACGATAAGTAGCGACATCTAGCCGTGACGGTGTAAAACTCGTGTGAGTTCTCGCGGTGTCCGACATCTATTGTCGAGTAGCCATTCCAGTTAGTGTTGTTGTTCCAACTTTGAGATGCTTATATTAATAGATggcgtaaaaataaaaaaataaatattatcattCCGCAACAACACAGCATGATGTTATGAATTTACAATACCAAAACCAAACAAATTAATACCTTTCAGGTAGGTATATCCAAGAACAAAGTATCTTTTTGGGCAAAAAATATagcataattttaatatatcgaACAAATAAGGCGAATTGATCTTTACTATGATAATATATTCAAACTAATATTCAATTTAATCAACGATTCACCAaccaatgaaattatatcgcggtagacccgtttgtgtaattaaatatgtgtacaaaacgcgagagtttaaagtgttatatgatTCACCAATATGTTCTGTAACTATGTTTAGTAACAGAACTTCTGTTACTAAATATtgctaaatataataatggtatTATAATACTGGATTGATAATTTCAACCACTTTCTCAACGTCAGGATGGCCGAGCGGTCTAAGGCGCTGCGTTCAGGTCGCAGTCCACTTCTGTGGgcgtgggttcgaatcccacttCTGACAGAATTTTTGCATCGTAGTGTTTTTTGTATAtaagttttgtatgtatgtatcccgccaatcccgctggaatgcatccaggtcgtcccgccatctctttctcggtctgcctcttgctcagcacagggaggactggaaagggagaggggaggcctttgcccagcagtgggacacacacatgggctagtaaaaaaaaaaaaaaaatgtatgtataacttctactcgctctatttCCTTTGTACAGGCAGCATCAATATTAGCAGTATCTGCCATCCGGGATTTCTTTTCCATATACAGacatataatacataatattatctCTACAGTTTGAGCTCAAAACTATTTGCTACAGTCTAAATTGTTCTGCATTCAGAGACATATAATATCTCTTTTTGTTAGGATATCAAAGAATCATAAGTATAACAATTTCTTTCAGCAACGAAAAcaagtaagtaaatatatttatttatatatttaaaccTTGTTGCATACTTAGTCAAAATTGTACAAAAGGAGAACTTAATcaacttaatgccagaaggcattctctaccagttaaccctTGGGCCAAACACTTCTTTAACCACAACAAGTAGTAATACGTGCAAGAAAttttctcccgatttttagcatgtgttcccgattcccgacaaagtgaaaattgtcccgaaaaacagcttcaagttataaaacaataatttcaagttccgaactgtcgtcgagcgagcgagctgacgtagtggCAATCATGTAAAatttcgttgtttttaatacaattactttaatttgaatgtattttttttccgacttaagtcccaaaatcccgaaagaTTGTtcttgtttcccgataatagcgcctttcgatctggcaaccctacatgGGAGCGAAGCGGCTTTTTGGCGGCGGGTTCGTGTTGATTGGGCCATCTGGCCACACTCTTATCaatgtcaatgaccttaacctACGAAATGTCACTTTCAACAAAACAAGTTGATATTTGATAGATTATTTGCCCGGTACACACGAGTTTTCACAAAATAACAAATCATGACGATCATAAAAGTAGCAAATGAGGGTGAGGTGATCAGTAAGCTAAGTATGTATGTGGAGAAAATATCGAACGACGCTATTTACAATCGGGGCAAGTTTTACATTGGGTTATCAGGTAAGTAAATAGTGAACTTTTTATAAGTAAGTACCAAAGAAGGATTTGTAATTGGAAAGTGGGATAGAAAGAGTTAAAATACGTTGTTTAAAGTTCCAGGTTTAGCTAAATGCACTTCCTCTTTCTGCAGGTGGGTCGGTGCTAAAATTCCTCTGTGAAGGTCTACCGAAGGTCAACACAGTGTGGTCGAAATGGACCCTGGCGTTCTGCGACGAGCGAGTAGTACCAGAAGATAGCGAGGACTCCACTTTCGGAGTTTACAAGAGGGAACTTATACCTAAGACTGAATTAAAAGAGGAGCAATTTGTTGTATTGAAACAGGGTGTCTCTGGTAGGTCGTAGGTTTTagtgattattttattgttcAAAGTGTGGCACAAGTAAAGCTCTAATTTTTCAATGGCTTTTTCATATGAATGATTCATTTAattgtacagcgagctgcataATTGTATGAACAAATTAATAATGGaacacattattttaattggtcATGCACTTGCAGCTGGGTGTATCAAGAGAGATAATTGTAAATGTTAAATATTTCAGCTGAAGAAGCAGCAAAAGACTACACAGAAAAACTAAAATCAGCCTTCAACAGTGAAGAATTCAAATTTGATTTGCTCCTCCTGGGCATGGGTCCCGATGGCCACACTTGCTCCCTGTTCCCGGGACATCCACTGCTGGAAGAAACCGGCTTGAAGGTGGCGGCCATCACTGACTCTCCAAAACCACCTCCGGCAAGGATCACATTGACATTCCCTGTTATAAACTCTGCAAGGAATTGTATTTTTGCTATTAGTGGGGCAGGGAAGGCAGACATGGTCAAGGTAAGAatgattttaatgtttttattattaatcagCATGTCTATTTTGTTGTTAATAactggtcgtgtacaaatgtacTATAGAATTTGTAGGAGGATACAACttgatttataaatattttgtatttagAAAACAATTTCCTCCATATTTTTTGTCAAATAGGTTGAAATCAAAATATGGgaaaattttaaataactttttttcACCATCTTAGCATATTCCCAGTTACATCATGACAAATCCAGAAGTGATTAACAACTGTACCACCTGATTTTTGCAtccaaaggggaaactaggctttattgggTTTCTTCTGATCTCCTAGTTTTTTTCTTTCACAGAAAAGTGTCATTTatcaccttattgcaatgggttaaggtgaagaaatgtatacatatttatgcactcgactgtacatacatatcaaatgatatatccTTAATTTCCTACATAGGTATCTAGAAACTAACTCTTTgaggcggaacggatgtacttttagctacctgtagcaaagcgacgaaatcgcggagtgagccacgcctgctgttACTGACTTATTGTTATTGTGTTTCAGCGTATCCTAAAGGATAAAGAGGACCTGCCTTCAGCTCGCGTGAAGCCGCAAGGCGCGCTGTACTGGATCGTCGAcaacgccgccgccgcgcacaTATGAATATGAATGTTGCTGACATTGCAATAAGATTGACATTAGGGTACACAGTCAAGAAATTAGTTTTCTGTGCCACTTTGTACCTTGTTACAGTGAAATAAATGAGAAAGCAGCTATTAGGGGTTTCATagtattgtcactgtgacaaaatACGATGTGGCACAGAAATTAATTCTTTGACCAAACCTTATATTCTAAATCTGCCCTTATTGCAATGCCTTATTGTCTAATAACGTTAATACATGGTTAATACAATTATGAGTGAACATGATGAGATAAAAAATGTGATAAGTCAAAAATATTTCATAGTGAATAATCAAGTGATCAAAGACAGCGATTTTTTATGCACAAGTGCTAGAAAATTTTAGACCGACTTTATATATTTGATtcacattaaataaaaatattcagaGCTGCATTTAATGTATCACAGGCCGCTTACTGCATTTAGTCTTATCCACCTTATGATAGAATCTGTTACAGTCTGTTCTGCCTTTAATCTTTGATGTTGTAGTTAAAACTACTTGTGGTGAAAGGGTGTTTGTGAACTTTTTTATAATGTTGTCATATTTCTAGGGTTTTATACATTCttgttaaatattgtttttcaaATAAAACTGGTAAGTTTGTCATGTGTTTTCTTAATTAAAAGCCTGTTGCTGAACATCCTATAGCAGCACTATAGTTATGATGATGTCCTATTATTCCACATGAGGGACATTCCTCAGAAGGGATTAGTCGTAGGTTACGCTCCTataggcctagcacatgattggcgcggcagtatctcgcggcgagatataTAGACTACACGTCTTTTTctaacaaatttaataaaagagggacgggtagtctatctcgccggcGCCGCGAAGATACTGttgccacagaataactaatagtactaccgtacagaaaattcactccttcacaaaagtcagatttaggtataaaattatacctatactcgccgcctgcaaaaaaattaaaacttataaccgcgcacgaacggtgaatcttctttgcgcgagcgccacgtgacacgactatcgtgcggtcgagcggcagccaggcggcagcccactgccatacgcctgccggcccgggcggcgcgccggccaaatgtaccaaTGTCATGTCATGTCAAATGGACaaatgtcatgtcatgtcaAATGGACAAATGTCATGTGCTCGCCCGGCTGTACGGCTCCTCCAGCTCCTAGCAAAGGCCAGTCCAGCCTTCTTTCCAACTGCACCTCTAATGGGTAAGATTAGTACTGGAGGACATATTGTATAGAATGAAACTGGAAGACTGCCAGCCAAAGAGCATCATTCCAGTCCTACAGCAGCGAACGTGTTGGGCGTACTCACAAGAGACCCCAGCCCCACCCCACTGGTACGCTGGCATCGACGCCGTATCAaatacaaaagctgtcactcaacgtcaccgaagtgtcaaaactgaagttgaactttatgcatacaTGCACATAGGTCTAAGTTGCTCTGTGGTCAGTGACGGATCAGTCTTCGGCGATGGACCTacggtcacagaataaataatagtactaggtacagaagactcactctctaacaaaacgcgtctgttacgatcagcacagatatggccgctaggtggcgacggcgccacgcgcggcttatggcaaaccccaaaattggggcccaacggttgtacttttagctacctgtagcaaagcgacgaaatcgcggagtaagccacgcctgctacggtgcggatatatccgtCATTGGCGccaaataagtataaaaaacgCGCAGATTTGACGCTGCGACAAAACAACGCGACGCAACGTACTAATGTGGCCACGGCCCTAAATTCAAACCTTGTATTCGTTCCTTCCGTGGTGGGCACACACTGCTCACTAACATCATTGTGGATTGGGGGACAGGAAACGGGAGGGGTGCGTTGTGGCCGGGCGCCGGGCACCGGGCACGTGGCCTCGTACCTCATACTTCGATTCTTCTCAGTTCATACGCGAACTGTTGTttagaatttgtaataaaaaggcCAATACTTGTTTTTATTAGCATTAGAACTAATTTTACCTTACTTCGGCGATTTCCTTGTAATCCTGAAAAATAATCCAGCGCGTCGCAGTTGCCTATTTAAGTTCAGTAAAACCACAGCTCAAGTTCCAATACGTGTAATTCCCTCATACTTTCAAATGCCCGCGAGATCAACACATTGCATTCTTTCACATAAAAAAGACCTCGACTACGGTAGTTACGTTACTTTATAGATCGCTGAACGTTTATTCAACTATAATATGTAATTACAAAAACTCTGTCAACTAAATACAAAAAGATTCGGCGCGCATAGCGTACCAAACgcttacatacatatacatattacaaAGATAAGATATACATAGTTctacagttaaatttaaacaatatcCTATCGGGCGATGACCTGCGGCCGGCGCCGGTGTGAACGAAATATTAACATAGGTCATTCAAATTCCTTGCGTATTTTACATTAATCAGTTTTGTTTGGAGGAGCGCCCACGACGTGGCGACTATTTACAGGTGCCCGGGGACACGGTCGCTAGGGCTGAAACAATAACACATATTTACTATAACAATCGTACATACAAGAATTAGGGCAGCTACCGCGAAAATCTAACTATCGCATTAGCATTATTCGAGTAACAATGACATCGATGGTTCAAATTTCGAAGCAAGAGCGGTAACCCTCCTGGGTGGCTCTGAGGATAGGTGGGAAGCCAAGTTTGGATTTGACACTTTAAGATTACAATTTAGCTCCCTAGTATTTTCAGAAGTATTAAAGAGTAGTGTTCGTAAGAGGCATTGGTGAAATGATTCATCAGATTTAACTCCGACTCTGAACATTATATTTCTACCGTTGCGTGCCTCACGCATTCCTTGATGGTATGTAACACAACGATATACATACTACGAAGAGCCGGAGCCTTGTTGCATTACGAATAAAGTGTGGCATGGGCCTAGGCCTTTATTGTGGGGCTGAATCAAAGTGCCGGTAGAGCTATGCAAATAAAGTGAGAAAGCTGAAGACCGATAGTGCGCGCAAGGCTCCTAGCCAaagatttcaaaaataaagaTATTCGGTCGGAATTATATGTACGGGACATATAATTCCGACCGAACCTTCACGTTTTGTGTGCCTCGGTGGAATGCTACAAAATTACAACGCGATTCGTTGATGAATtcacatcacgcgcgcgatcgatcgcaactagttgcgttggACTGCACGCTTGGCTCGCATTCGTGCACAGCGGTGTCACTGACAttatttttagtgcccgtaagccCGACTTTACGAAGTCAATGCTCCCAGCTTAATGATTTACAACCCTGCAAACACGTTGGTTTTGGCCCCATAATAGTCACTTGCCGCCTCAATGGCACATTAGAAGCGGCGCACCTCAGGTTTCCTATGCTTGCCCCTGCGTGCTAAGTAAGGTAAGTAAGGTGCGGCACGTACCGTGCAGCTAGTTGGGCGCCCAGTAGGACTGCGAGTAGCTGGGCTTGCTGGCGGCCGGCttggccgccgccgcgcgcgccgctccgCTCTCCTGCAACACCAAACACATTTGTACCGACAACGCACAAACTATACCCGACAGAATTGTTCAAGAGGGTGCGCTTATttctttaaactgtttttttagaCCATTGCTACAAAACATTTATGCAATGCGTATGAAACCCACTATAAAAATCACAAGACTGTAAGGCCTTGTCAATTGAGTAGCTTGACATTTGTCAAGGACTCTTCTGTTTAACCAACAACAagtgagtcgcttaacttcaaactcgggtaaatccatctg carries:
- the LOC134799098 gene encoding 6-phosphogluconolactonase codes for the protein MTIIKVANEGEVISKLSMYVEKISNDAIYNRGKFYIGLSGGSVLKFLCEGLPKVNTVWSKWTLAFCDERVVPEDSEDSTFGVYKRELIPKTELKEEQFVVLKQGVSAEEAAKDYTEKLKSAFNSEEFKFDLLLLGMGPDGHTCSLFPGHPLLEETGLKVAAITDSPKPPPARITLTFPVINSARNCIFAISGAGKADMVKRILKDKEDLPSARVKPQGALYWIVDNAAAAHI